The following are encoded together in the Leptospira langatensis genome:
- a CDS encoding SpiroCoCo family coiled-coil protein yields the protein MGLELLLPFLASVGITILLRRMDKSNYKLSQIKRYTGKLQEELQEIALEKVQSVKDSGIELEITLKQTRKLADDVKSLNEESRQLLETIRSNRDFLNAVTLDLKEVVHLSSDIRQESQAIQDGLGRLELGKKEVHAIGSRIQEIRSEAEILLEAFQEKLNFRSDDILQSLASKIVELEGLLEVKADRIESGLSELGDAYRQKLEIQTKSLFNDTVAKVDLAREEVRSLLESVEAKEEDLDARTDRMQTAFLTVSEKLDRLETRVDEKAELADRKLEETFARNEMALLQKYDQVLEQVIHSKEAFLNGVRIEIEAIRKEIEGMSLETLTRRDEILNETRRQAEGINDSINIFQEKYLEAENKLLKQADSRKAELMRQIDTFEDEFNRISSSLRSEAEDLRKEILTGLKEFHSALEVSRSDEERKSKSRIEQIRESLEEELGKLHASNSDRFRTEWEEIRENIRGFNVQVSTRMKEMDEYVKGVRSSLEEELRALHASHSERFRGEWEEIRENVRVFDVQVSTRMKEMDSYVKDIREAVESSAADIISEAESKVGDIGGIIEEEFRKMDRRFEHFSRSWEDEVQSQKGHTMDAIRGLEERLGQIHFKGAEYLEEFSKSYAEQKDKIEEFVSKYKTNFKQDGDEIKEELQVRYRELKAEAQNVVDSVKVEYSAVGERLENLIRKNEKILEMQADRVRTSTEAQLEKASDQAKTVLEKLKESGQEFFERQEEKIDRLNDTIDSKINKQLSALLDKGQVQLGQLEDRIAKHLADVKRNLEEALSSGLKESEGQMKDFQNQVKGLLKETQTSSEEFLRSGREEFQIAQKEYRMLQVDLRKDLEEIRDAKQSLFTELEEEADKLRSSVDEISERMQEAEKRSALFLEVKEIIERSEEFVSQMKEGLEDASQTERIYEDLDTNMTRLRNLQDNLESRISKAEEREVEILSIEEKAEVLKEEFSRMMEESSQWKETHRQLVEAGERAFEMESRFLDLEDRLGRVIAVREEIRQLDEDSQDHKENASKVAQKIREMEKDISVLEAREKEVGETLRRTDERLEVLAGRKEEILSVEAKFDKIEDLMSELGERHKQISTLQQRLDDMKEGALSMKEDLEGLLTEAEDTFEKLSAFMDVVQTNISKSGSGKSGKQTEKDPLVTRKKATVLNLFHNFHWAPETIAEKLGLETSLVQTIIQNEAVKKG from the coding sequence ATGGGCCTAGAACTCCTTTTACCTTTTTTAGCCAGTGTAGGCATTACTATCCTCCTTCGCAGGATGGACAAGTCGAATTATAAGCTGAGCCAAATCAAACGTTATACCGGCAAACTACAAGAAGAACTGCAAGAGATCGCATTAGAAAAGGTCCAGTCCGTAAAGGATTCCGGAATCGAATTAGAGATCACTCTTAAGCAGACCCGCAAACTTGCAGACGATGTGAAGTCCTTAAACGAAGAATCCAGGCAGTTACTCGAGACAATTCGTTCCAATCGGGATTTCTTGAACGCAGTCACATTAGATCTGAAAGAAGTAGTGCATCTATCTTCCGATATTCGCCAAGAGTCCCAGGCAATCCAAGATGGTTTGGGTAGATTGGAGCTTGGCAAGAAAGAAGTGCATGCGATCGGTTCTCGGATCCAAGAGATCCGCTCCGAAGCGGAGATCCTTCTAGAAGCATTTCAAGAAAAGCTAAACTTCCGCTCGGACGATATTTTACAGTCCTTGGCTTCTAAGATCGTAGAATTAGAGGGTCTTCTGGAAGTGAAAGCGGATCGGATCGAGTCGGGCCTAAGCGAATTGGGAGACGCGTACAGGCAAAAACTGGAAATCCAAACCAAGTCCTTATTTAATGATACCGTTGCTAAAGTGGATCTTGCAAGAGAAGAAGTACGTTCCCTTCTCGAATCTGTAGAGGCAAAAGAAGAAGATCTGGATGCAAGAACCGATAGAATGCAAACCGCATTCTTAACTGTTTCCGAAAAACTGGATCGTCTTGAGACCAGAGTAGACGAGAAAGCGGAACTCGCCGACCGCAAATTAGAAGAGACATTCGCTAGGAACGAAATGGCTCTATTACAAAAATACGATCAAGTATTAGAGCAAGTCATTCATTCCAAGGAAGCATTCTTAAACGGAGTCCGTATCGAGATAGAGGCGATCCGAAAAGAGATAGAAGGCATGAGCCTGGAAACTCTTACCAGAAGGGACGAGATCCTGAACGAGACCCGTAGACAGGCCGAAGGCATCAACGACTCTATCAATATTTTCCAAGAGAAGTATCTAGAGGCCGAAAATAAACTCTTAAAGCAGGCCGATTCTCGCAAGGCCGAGCTCATGCGTCAGATCGATACGTTCGAGGATGAGTTCAATCGGATCAGTAGCAGTCTTCGTAGCGAAGCGGAAGATCTGAGAAAAGAGATCCTGACCGGGCTCAAGGAATTCCATTCCGCATTAGAAGTCTCTCGTTCGGACGAAGAAAGGAAATCCAAGTCCCGTATCGAACAGATCCGCGAATCCCTCGAAGAAGAATTAGGAAAACTACATGCTTCCAATTCGGATCGTTTCCGCACTGAATGGGAAGAGATCCGAGAGAATATCAGAGGATTTAACGTACAAGTCTCCACTCGAATGAAAGAGATGGACGAATACGTAAAAGGAGTCCGTTCTTCCTTAGAAGAGGAACTGAGAGCACTCCACGCTTCCCACTCGGAACGCTTTAGAGGAGAATGGGAAGAGATCCGTGAGAACGTGAGAGTCTTCGACGTACAAGTTTCTACTCGTATGAAGGAAATGGATTCTTATGTAAAAGATATCCGAGAAGCCGTAGAGAGTTCTGCCGCAGATATCATTTCGGAAGCGGAGTCCAAGGTAGGGGATATAGGCGGAATAATAGAAGAAGAATTCCGCAAAATGGACAGAAGGTTCGAACATTTCTCCCGTTCCTGGGAAGACGAAGTCCAATCCCAGAAGGGCCATACCATGGACGCGATCCGTGGTTTGGAAGAAAGACTGGGGCAGATCCATTTCAAGGGCGCGGAATATCTGGAGGAATTCTCCAAATCCTATGCAGAGCAAAAGGATAAGATCGAGGAATTCGTTTCCAAGTATAAGACGAATTTCAAGCAAGATGGGGACGAGATCAAAGAAGAACTCCAGGTCCGGTATCGCGAGCTGAAGGCCGAAGCACAAAATGTAGTGGATTCTGTAAAAGTCGAATATTCCGCAGTTGGGGAAAGATTGGAGAATCTGATCCGCAAGAACGAGAAGATCCTAGAGATGCAAGCGGATCGGGTCCGTACTTCCACAGAGGCTCAATTGGAAAAAGCCTCCGATCAAGCTAAGACTGTATTAGAAAAACTCAAAGAATCGGGTCAGGAATTCTTCGAAAGACAGGAAGAGAAGATCGATCGTCTGAACGACACAATAGATTCCAAGATCAATAAGCAATTATCCGCACTCTTAGACAAGGGCCAGGTCCAACTAGGCCAACTAGAAGATAGGATCGCAAAACATCTCGCCGACGTGAAACGAAATCTAGAAGAGGCTCTCTCTTCCGGCTTGAAAGAAAGCGAAGGTCAGATGAAGGACTTCCAAAACCAGGTGAAGGGTCTTCTGAAAGAGACCCAAACTTCTTCCGAAGAATTCCTGCGTTCCGGAAGAGAAGAATTCCAGATCGCCCAGAAAGAATACAGGATGCTGCAAGTGGATCTTCGCAAGGATCTAGAAGAGATCAGAGATGCAAAGCAATCCTTGTTTACAGAATTAGAAGAAGAAGCCGACAAATTACGTTCCTCCGTAGACGAGATCTCGGAGAGAATGCAAGAAGCGGAAAAACGCTCCGCTCTCTTCTTAGAAGTAAAAGAGATCATAGAACGTTCCGAAGAATTTGTTTCCCAAATGAAGGAAGGATTAGAAGACGCAAGTCAGACCGAGAGGATCTACGAGGATCTGGATACGAATATGACTCGTCTTCGCAATTTACAGGACAATCTAGAGTCCCGTATTTCTAAGGCGGAAGAAAGAGAAGTGGAAATACTTTCCATCGAAGAAAAGGCAGAAGTCCTGAAAGAAGAATTCAGCCGTATGATGGAAGAATCTTCTCAATGGAAGGAAACACATCGTCAACTCGTGGAAGCAGGAGAGCGAGCTTTCGAGATGGAATCCCGCTTCCTGGATCTGGAGGATCGCTTAGGTAGAGTGATCGCAGTCAGAGAAGAGATCCGACAACTGGATGAGGATTCACAGGATCATAAGGAAAATGCAAGTAAGGTCGCTCAAAAGATCAGAGAGATGGAGAAGGATATCTCCGTTCTGGAAGCAAGAGAGAAAGAAGTCGGAGAGACTTTACGCCGCACCGACGAAAGACTAGAAGTACTTGCAGGAAGAAAAGAAGAGATCCTTTCCGTAGAAGCCAAGTTTGACAAGATCGAAGACCTCATGTCCGAACTAGGGGAGCGCCATAAGCAGATCAGCACTCTACAACAGAGACTGGACGATATGAAAGAAGGCGCTCTCAGTATGAAGGAAGACCTAGAAGGATTGTTAACCGAAGCGGAAGATACCTTCGAAAAACTTTCCGCCTTCATGGATGTGGTCCAGACGAATATTTCCAAGTCAGGAAGCGGCAAGTCCGGAAAGCAAACAGAGAAAGATCCGTTAGTAACCCGCAAAAAGGCAACTGTCTTAAATTTATTTCATAATTTCCATTGGGCTCCCGAGACGATCGCGGAGAAACTAGGGCTAGAGACTTCTCTAGTGCAAACGATAATTCAGAATGAGGCGGTCAAAAAGGGATGA